The following are encoded together in the Vigna angularis cultivar LongXiaoDou No.4 chromosome 9, ASM1680809v1, whole genome shotgun sequence genome:
- the LOC108347393 gene encoding KH domain-containing protein At2g38610 codes for MSGLYNSNFSPVRAASPQIRTNPEVDSQYLTELLAEHQKLGPFMQALPICTRLLNQEILRVSGMLSNQGFGDFDRLRHRSPSPMASSNLMSSVTGTGLGGWNGLQQERLRGTPGMTMDWQVAPASPSSYTVKRILRLEIPVDTYPNFNFVGRLLGPRGNSLKRVEASTGCRVYIRGKGSIKDPDKEEKLRGRPGYEHLNEPLHILIEADLPANIVDIRLRQAQEIIEELLKPVDESEDYIKRQQLRELAMLNSNFREESPGPSGSVSPFNSSGMKRAKTGR; via the exons ATGTCTGGTCTCTACAACTCCAACTTCTCTCCGGTCAGAGCTGCTTCTCCTCAGATTAGAACCAACCCAGAAGTTGACAG tcaGTACCTTACGGAGTTGCTCGCAGAGCATCAGAAGCTTGGTCCTTTCATGCAAGCTCTTCCCATTTGCACTCGTCTCTTGAATCAAG AAATATTGAGAGTTTCTGGAATGCTGTCCAATCAAGGTTTTGGTGACTTTGATAGACTGCGGCACAGAAGTCCTAGTCCAATGGCTTCTTCAAACCTCATGTCAAGTGTCACTGGAACGGGGTTAGGTGGATGGAATGGTCTTCAGCAAGAG AGGTTGAGGGGAACTCCTGGAATGACAATGGACTGGCAAGTTGCACCTGCAAGTCCTAGTTCATATACTGTTAAGAGGATTTTGCGCTTGGAAATTCCAGTTGATACGTACCCCAAT TTCAATTTTGTTGGAAGGCTTCTGGGACCAAGAGGCAATTCTCTGAAAAGGGTGGAAGCTTCTACTGGTTGCAGGGTGTATATTAGAGGAAAGGGTTCAATAAAAGATCCCGACAAG gaagaaaaattaagaggAAGACCAGGCTATGAGCATCTCAATGAGCCACTCCATATCTTGATTGAGGCTGATTTACCTGCTAATATTGTTGACATAAGGCTCCGACAGGCTCAGGAAATTATAGAAGAATTGCTCAAACCTGTT GATGAGTCTGAGGACTATATTAAGAGGCAGCAGTTGCGTGAATTGGCGATGCTGAATTCAAATTTCAGAGAAGAGAGTCCTGGACCAAGTGGAAGTGTATCTCCATTCAACTCCAGTGGAATGAAACGAGCCAAAACTGGTCGATGA
- the LOC108347392 gene encoding protein RETICULATA-RELATED 3, chloroplastic, with product MAVAAQAMAQFRFSPLSSHHRHHYHYNYRYTHSFPSPRHPRSERLHLSFSGGDNGGGARGGSGGGGGGDSDGESVGLGVLGLFLNGWRSRVAADPQFPFKVLMEELVGVSAAVAGDMATRPNFGLNELDFVFSTLVVGSILNFILMYLLAPTLSSSSTLPWLFATCPSSHMFEPGPYGVVERCGTLVYKGGLFALVGLAAGLAGTAISNGLIAVRKRVDPTFESPNKAPPTLLNALTWAAHMGVSSNLRYQCLNGLEFLLEKCVSPLVFKSSVLALRLANNVVGGMTFVMLARFTGSQALSVPQPK from the coding sequence ATGGCAGTGGCAGCGCAAGCCATGGCCCAATTCCGTTTCTCTCCTCTCTCTTCTCATCACCGCCACCATTACCATTACAATTACCGGTACACCCATTCCTTCCCGTCTCCGCGCCACCCCCGCAGCGAAAGGCTCCACCTTTCGTTCTCCGGCGGCGACAACGGCGGCGGAGCCAGAGGGGGCAGCGGCGGGGGAGGAGGCGGAGACTCCGACGGCGAAAGCGTGGGATTGGGGGTTTTGGGGCTGTTTTTAAACGGATGGAGATCGAGGGTGGCGGCGGACCCACAATTCCCTTTCAAGGTTTTGATGGAGGAGTTGGTGGGTGTGAGTGCGGCGGTCGCCGGCGACATGGCCACTCGCCCCAACTTCGGACTCAACGAACTGGACTTCGTCTTCTCCACTCTGGTTGTGGGGTCCATTCTGAATTTCATTCTGATGTACCTCTTGGCGCCAACCTTGTCCTCGTCTTCCACCCTTCCTTGGTTGTTCGCCACGTGTCCCAGCAGCCACATGTTCGAACCTGGTCCCTACGGAGTAGTGGAGCGGTGTGGGACTCTAGTGTACAAGGGAGGATTGTTTGCGCTGGTGGGCCTGGCTGCTGGCCTTGCCGGGACCGCCATTTCGAACGGGCTGATCGCGGTGAGGAAGAGGGTGGACCCCACGTTCGAGTCCCCGAACAAGGCCCCCCCTACCCTTCTCAATGCGCTTACCTGGGCGGCGCACATGGGTGTGAGCAGCAATTTAAGGTACCAGTGTCTTAATGGCTTGGAGTTTCTGTTGGAGAAGTGCGTTTCTCCTTTGGTGTTCAAATCCTCTGTTTTGGCTCTCAGACTGGCCAACAATGTTGTCGGAGGGATGACCTTTGTCATGTTGGCAAGGTTCACTGGTTCTCAGGCTCTTTCTGTTCCTCAACCCAAATAG